In one Gracilinanus agilis isolate LMUSP501 chromosome 6, AgileGrace, whole genome shotgun sequence genomic region, the following are encoded:
- the YPEL4 gene encoding protein yippee-like 4 encodes MPSCEPGPGPACLPTKTFRSYLPRCHRTYSCVHCRAHLAKHDELISKSFQGSHGRAYLFNSVVNVGCGPAEQRLLLTGLHSVADIFCESCKTTLGWKYEQAFETSQKYKEGKYIIEMSHMVKDNGWD; translated from the exons ATGCCCAGTTGCGAGCCTGGCCCAGGCCCTGCCTGCCTCCCCACCAAGACCTTCCGCAGCTACCTGCCTCGGTGTCATCGTACCTATAGCTGTGTTCACTGCCGAGCACACCTGGCCAAGCATGATGAACTCATCTCCAAG TCCTTCCAGGGGAGCCATGGCCGGGCCTACCTGTTTAACTCTGT GGTCAACGTGGGTTGTGGGCCAGCTGAACAGCGCCTCCTGCTCACTGGCCTCCACTCCGTGGCTGACATCTTCTGTGAGAGCTGCAAAACCACCCTGGGCTGGAAATAT GAGCAAGCTTTTGAGACAAGCCAGAAGTACAAGGAGGGGAAGTACATCATTGAAATGTCGCACATGGTGAAGGACAACGGCTGGGACTGA